CAAACTAGATAAATGAATAGGCGTCAGAGAACATTCGTTCTCTATTGGCATTTTTTTCTAAGCTAAATTGTTCTCTGGCTGCGCCTGCCATTTCAAATCGACCCGCTATATAGATATCAAAATCTTCTAAACTGTCAAAATCGGCTAAAACAGCAGTCAATACATTACCTATTTTGCCATTCCATATATTAGGTGCGCTTTCTAGAACAGGAATAAAATGAATATTGCTGAATTTTTCAGATAACGTTTTCATTTCGTCAAAGGCATAAAGTTGCCCGTCCGATCTTGCTCCCCAGTAAAGATATATCGGGTTTTCGATATTCTGGCTTACACAATGATCGAGAATAGAACGCACATAGCTGAAACCTGTTCCACCCGCGATAAGCAATATAGGACGATTCCCTTCCTTAAGCCAAGCATCTCCGTGCGGCGCATCAATCTCAATATCATTACCTTTGTCAAACGCGATGTTCATTTTGTCGATAACTTCTGCCGCATAAGCGTTCTCTTCGGCGGCACCTATATGAAGTTCAAGTTCTCCTTCATTCCGACAAGGGCTACTAGCAATAGAAAATGGGCGCTTATCTTTCTCTCCCATCAC
This portion of the Vibrio sp. VB16 genome encodes:
- the fre gene encoding NAD(P)H-flavin reductase, which encodes MTIRCKVKSIQPLACNTYKILLHPETPVEFKAGQYLMVVMGEKDKRPFSIASSPCRNEGELELHIGAAEENAYAAEVIDKMNIAFDKGNDIEIDAPHGDAWLKEGNRPILLIAGGTGFSYVRSILDHCVSQNIENPIYLYWGARSDGQLYAFDEMKTLSEKFSNIHFIPVLESAPNIWNGKIGNVLTAVLADFDSLEDFDIYIAGRFEMAGAAREQFSLEKNANRERMFSDAYSFI